The nucleotide window CGATTCCCGGCTATCCGCCCGACCTGAGGAACCCGCCGCCGGGGTGCAGGTTCCACCCGAGGTGTCCGGTTTTCAGGGAGCGTTCTGCTCTCAAGGGCCTCTGCGACTCCAGAGAGCCCGAAATGATAGAGTACGAGAAGGGTCACTTCGTGGCCTGCCATCTCTACGGGGGTGCGGGGGAATGAGCGGGCCACTGCTTCGCGTTGAGAATCTGAAGAAATACTTCCCGATCAAGAGGAACATCCTGGAGACCCTTAGGAAGGCCCCGGTCCGGTACGTCAAGGCGGTTGACGGCATCAGCTTCGAGATAGCCAGGGGGGAGGTTTTAGCCCTCATCGGCGAGAGCGGTTGCGGTAAAACGACCGCCGGAAGGACGGTTCTGAGGCTTATAGAACCAACCGACGGCAGGATAATCTTCGACGGGACTGATATAACGAAGCTCTCCCGCGAGGAGATGAGACCCTTCAGGCGGAGAATGCAGATAATCTTCCAGGACCCCTACGCCAGCCTGAGCCCCAGGATGAAGATCGGCGATGCGATAGCCCATCCGCTCCTCGTCCACGGACTGGCCGAGAAGGAGGAAGCGAGGGAGTTTGCCCTAAAAATGCTCAAACGCGTTGGTCTAACGCCAGAGGATGAGTTCTACGACCGCTATCCCCACCACCTGAGCGGCGGCCAGAGACAGCGCGTTGTTATAGCCAGGGCGATGATACTCAAACCGGAGTTCGTGGTGGCTGATGAAGCTGTTTCGATGATAGACGTTTCCATGAGGGCATCGATCCTGGAGCTTCTCGAATCGTTCAGGAAGGAGTACAACCTGAGCCAGCTCTTCATAACCCACGACATAGCGGTCGGCAAGCTCATAGCGGACAGGATAGCGGTGATGTACCTTGGAAAAATAGTCGAGATCGGCCCGACCGATGAGGTTCTGAAGAACCCGGCGCATCCCTACACCATGGCCCTCATCCAGGCGGTTCCATCGATAGCGCGCAGGAAGAAGGAGAAGAAGCTCAAGATAACGGGGGAGGTTCCCAACGCCGCCAACCCGCCGAGGGGATGCCGCTTCCATCCCAGGTGTCCATTCGCGAGTGAGACCTGCATAGCCCACGAGCCGGAGCTGGTGGAGATAAGCCACAACCACTTCGTTGCCTGCCATCACCCGCTCCGCTGATTTTTTCTTAATTTCCGGTCTATTTTCAGCATCTCCCGCCACTGCCTCCCGGGCCAGTATATCTGACCGCAGTTCTGGCAGACGTAGAACTCGTCATAGCGCTCGTAAACGCTCTCCGGAACCCTACCTTCAACCTCCCCCTTAGAGGCCGGCCTTATCGGTCCGTTGCATTTGGGACAGCGTGCATTCGCTGGAAAGAGCTCCCTGAACTCCACACCAAAACGCCTGAGTTCCTCAACCTGCCCCTCAAGGGAATTCGAGTTGAGGAGGATTGACTTAATCCCCAGCTTTTCGGCCCTCTTTGCGAGGGCAGAGTCCCTTGTCAGGAGAACCCGGTTCTCAGCCAAGGCAACCCGGAGTATCTCATCGTCGTCTTCCACCCCATAAAGGGTATCGTAACCATACAGCCGGAGCCACCTCGCGAGTCTTCCAAGCATCATGTCCGCTATGAACCTCATCTCCATCGAAAGGTATTAAGGGAAAACCATTAAAGTAGTTCCGGTGGTGGAATGCACTACGAAGAAGTTGAGACGCTCTTAAGACGCTCTGAGGACTACCTTGAGCTGGCAAATGAAGCCTTTGAAAGGGAGAAGTACGATACGGCTGTTTTTCTAGTCGAGCAGGCCCTTCAGCTCTACCTCAAGGCGGTGATAATAAAGTACTCCGATGTGAGGCTCAGAACCCACTCGATAAGGGAATTATTGAAGGGAGTTGGCGATGCGCTGGAAGCGGAGGATGAGATCGCCGAGTTCATAAGGCAAAACAGGGGACCCCTCAGGGAACTGGAAGATGCCTATACAAAGGCCCGCTACGAGCCGAGAATCTACTACCGCGAAGACGCCCAGGATTTGATGGAATTCGCACTGAAGGTTAGGGACTTCGTGGAGGGACTTGTTGATGCGTTCGAGAGAAGAATTGAGGAGTAAGCTTATCAGGCGGGGCAGAAAACGCTACCTCGTGATAAAGAACTACCGGAAGTATTTGCCCTCCATAAAGCGGGCCTGTGAAGAGGTCTTTGGAGAGTGCGAGGTCTATGTCTTTGGGAGCGTTCTGACCGGAAGGTTTACCGCCGGAAGCGACGTTGACCTGCTGATAAAGGTGGAGAAAGTCCCCGAGAGCCTGAAAGAGCGGGCGAGACTTGAAATCGAGATTGAAAAGCTCGCAAATCTGCCGGATTACCATCCCTTCGAGTTCCACATCGTTGATGAGAAGGGGTTCAGAAGATACGTCGAGGTTTTAAAGGTCAGCCCAGTCAAAGTCGAGGAACTTTTATAACGCCCCCTTTCACGCCATAAAACAAGTGGTTGAATGATAGTTTACTTCATCGGTACCGGCGGAAGCGAGGGCATTCCAGCTCATCTCTGCACCTGTCAGACCTGCAACGAAGCCAGAAAGTTCGGTTTTGCCCAGAGAAGGCCCTCAACGCTGGCCATCATAACCGAAAGGGGAAAAGCGGTTCTCTTCGACGTTGGAACCGACATAAGGGACTTCCTGAACGTCCCGTTGGAGGCTATTTTCCTCACCCACTGGCACCACGACCACATCTACGGCCTCTACAAGCTCAGATGGATGGCACTTGAAACCCCGCTCTACGCTCCAGAGGGACACGCAGACGCGTTAATCCTCAACGAACCCAAGAACCTTCAGCCAAGAACGATAAAGCCCTTCGAGAGGGTTGAACTCGACACCCTTAGAATCACCGCCCTAAAGCTCAACCATCAGGTTGAGACCCTCGGCTACCTCATCGAGGAGGACGGAAAGAGCGTTGCGATACTCTACGACACCAAGGGCCTTCCGGAGGAGACGTGGGAGTTTTTAAAAGCCAAGGCCCCGCTCAGGCTTGCCGTAGTTGATGCCACCTATCCGCCGGGCTTTAATGACCCGTATCACAACAACGTTGATGAAGCCGCAGAAATCGGCATCAAGCTCGCCGAGAGAACCGTCCTCAGCCACATCTCCCACAAGAACCTGCCGTTCCTCCAGCTAACCGAGTACGTAAGGAAGAGGTGGAGGAACAAAGTCCTCGTCGCCTACGACGGCATGGTGTTCTACGTCTAAACGTTTTTATCGGCTTTTGTCCAAAAGAAACCGGTGATGCCATGCGCGTTCTTGAGCTGGCGAAGAGGAGGAAGACAGTGAGACAGTTTCTCCCGGATAAGCCTCCAAAGGATGATTTAATGAAGGCCATCGAAGCCGCTAAGGAAGCGCCGAGCGGGGCAAATCAGCAACCCTGGAGGTTCGTAGTCATAGACGACGACTGGCTGAAGGGGAAGATAAGGGAGCTCTGCGAGGAGGAAGAGAAAAAGTTCTACTCAAGGACGAAGGGCGACCTGATGGCCTGGTTGAGGGAGAAGGGCTTCAAGCCGGAGAAGCCATTCCTCAGCGAGGCTCCCTACCTAATCCTTGTCTTCGGACACACCAAGGCCCCCTACTGGCTCCAGTCAACCTGGATAGCGGTCGGCTAC belongs to Thermococcus camini and includes:
- a CDS encoding ABC transporter ATP-binding protein, which produces MSGPLLRVENLKKYFPIKRNILETLRKAPVRYVKAVDGISFEIARGEVLALIGESGCGKTTAGRTVLRLIEPTDGRIIFDGTDITKLSREEMRPFRRRMQIIFQDPYASLSPRMKIGDAIAHPLLVHGLAEKEEAREFALKMLKRVGLTPEDEFYDRYPHHLSGGQRQRVVIARAMILKPEFVVADEAVSMIDVSMRASILELLESFRKEYNLSQLFITHDIAVGKLIADRIAVMYLGKIVEIGPTDEVLKNPAHPYTMALIQAVPSIARRKKEKKLKITGEVPNAANPPRGCRFHPRCPFASETCIAHEPELVEISHNHFVACHHPLR
- a CDS encoding Mut7-C RNAse domain-containing protein; its protein translation is MRFIADMMLGRLARWLRLYGYDTLYGVEDDDEILRVALAENRVLLTRDSALAKRAEKLGIKSILLNSNSLEGQVEELRRFGVEFRELFPANARCPKCNGPIRPASKGEVEGRVPESVYERYDEFYVCQNCGQIYWPGRQWREMLKIDRKLRKNQRSG
- a CDS encoding HEPN domain-containing protein — its product is MHYEEVETLLRRSEDYLELANEAFEREKYDTAVFLVEQALQLYLKAVIIKYSDVRLRTHSIRELLKGVGDALEAEDEIAEFIRQNRGPLRELEDAYTKARYEPRIYYREDAQDLMEFALKVRDFVEGLVDAFERRIEE
- a CDS encoding nucleotidyltransferase domain-containing protein produces the protein MRSREELRSKLIRRGRKRYLVIKNYRKYLPSIKRACEEVFGECEVYVFGSVLTGRFTAGSDVDLLIKVEKVPESLKERARLEIEIEKLANLPDYHPFEFHIVDEKGFRRYVEVLKVSPVKVEELL
- a CDS encoding MBL fold metallo-hydrolase, whose product is MIVYFIGTGGSEGIPAHLCTCQTCNEARKFGFAQRRPSTLAIITERGKAVLFDVGTDIRDFLNVPLEAIFLTHWHHDHIYGLYKLRWMALETPLYAPEGHADALILNEPKNLQPRTIKPFERVELDTLRITALKLNHQVETLGYLIEEDGKSVAILYDTKGLPEETWEFLKAKAPLRLAVVDATYPPGFNDPYHNNVDEAAEIGIKLAERTVLSHISHKNLPFLQLTEYVRKRWRNKVLVAYDGMVFYV
- a CDS encoding nitroreductase family protein gives rise to the protein MRVLELAKRRKTVRQFLPDKPPKDDLMKAIEAAKEAPSGANQQPWRFVVIDDDWLKGKIRELCEEEEKKFYSRTKGDLMAWLREKGFKPEKPFLSEAPYLILVFGHTKAPYWLQSTWIAVGYLLLALEELGLGTVTYTPPNPKPVEELLNAPKDYKLQTILPVGYPADPKPKYERRKLEEVVSFNGF